In the Pseudanabaena sp. PCC 7367 genome, one interval contains:
- a CDS encoding thiol-disulfide oxidoreductase DCC family protein → MTKVSPTNKINKPSTKSEPEAPNQNQPQSRYKVIYDGNCNLCVSLVQMLEKLDRGQKFTYAPMQDLETLASFGISAADCEMGMILINANFPDQRWQGSDAAEEIGRLLPAGAVFVAAYRSLPGMKWLGDRTYEQVRDNRYAIFGKRDRTYQSAYPIGCRQGQNCKV, encoded by the coding sequence ATGACTAAAGTCAGCCCTACCAATAAAATCAATAAACCCAGCACTAAGTCGGAACCGGAAGCCCCAAATCAAAACCAGCCCCAAAGCAGATATAAAGTGATCTATGACGGTAATTGCAACCTTTGCGTGAGCCTGGTGCAAATGCTCGAAAAACTCGATCGCGGCCAGAAATTCACCTATGCGCCGATGCAGGATCTAGAAACCCTGGCTAGCTTTGGTATTTCCGCAGCGGATTGCGAAATGGGTATGATTTTAATCAATGCAAATTTCCCTGATCAACGCTGGCAGGGTAGCGATGCCGCTGAGGAGATCGGCAGACTCTTACCCGCTGGAGCGGTATTTGTAGCTGCCTATCGATCGCTACCGGGGATGAAGTGGCTGGGCGATCGTACCTATGAACAAGTTCGTGACAATCGCTATGCAATCTTTGGCAAACGCGATCGCACCTATCAATCAGCCTATCCGATCGGTTGTCGGCAAGGGCAGAATTGCAAAGTTTAA
- a CDS encoding efflux RND transporter periplasmic adaptor subunit → MKPIQRNLVLVGCLSSLLLVGVVSGCGSSPDRASQAQPQGRGRPNPGAADQNRPIAVDVAIAATGSLRPGLEYTGTTAPVREVLLRSRVEGRLLSLNADIGDRLTQGQIVGQQDDAVLQATVLEARAEVAVLEAEVAQAITEVNTAKTLVEQSRIRLQQAQVDAKRLQDLAESGASTTQQAELAQTEAETAAQVLRSAQEQVRSRQNQVVAARQRVAAQQAVLAQEQEQLSFTSLIVPLNGFVLEQIAEPGNLLRAGDEVIRIGDFSEVKVVVLVSELELSQIQVNQTVMVRLDAYDDRQIEGRVNRISLAADPTSRLLPVEITIANNPDQPIGSGLLARVSFTDPGDQRVVLPLSALAIGDDVAGSPNNSNKPTNSNKPTNPGDRAANNNINQDPSMAQVFVLNETGDGATVVAKQVQVGDRGDGRVEIISGLDRDERYVVRSAKPLKDGDRVVLSALSQNS, encoded by the coding sequence ATGAAACCAATTCAGCGTAATTTAGTTTTGGTTGGCTGTCTTAGTAGCCTGTTATTGGTAGGGGTGGTTAGTGGTTGCGGCTCCAGCCCCGACAGAGCCAGTCAAGCTCAGCCGCAGGGGCGGGGTAGACCTAACCCAGGCGCAGCAGATCAAAATAGACCGATCGCGGTGGATGTGGCGATCGCGGCCACTGGTTCATTGCGTCCCGGCCTGGAATATACGGGCACCACTGCGCCGGTGCGAGAGGTGCTATTGCGATCGCGGGTGGAAGGGCGTTTGCTCAGCCTGAATGCCGACATTGGCGATCGGCTCACCCAGGGGCAGATCGTGGGTCAACAGGATGATGCAGTTTTACAGGCCACTGTCTTAGAAGCCAGGGCAGAGGTGGCAGTTTTGGAAGCGGAGGTAGCCCAGGCAATTACCGAGGTGAATACGGCCAAAACTCTGGTGGAGCAATCGCGGATTAGATTACAACAGGCGCAAGTTGACGCAAAGCGATTGCAAGATCTAGCTGAATCGGGTGCTAGCACTACGCAGCAGGCTGAACTAGCCCAAACTGAGGCCGAAACCGCAGCGCAGGTTTTACGCTCGGCTCAGGAACAGGTGCGATCGCGCCAGAACCAGGTTGTTGCTGCCAGACAACGGGTAGCTGCCCAACAGGCGGTGCTTGCCCAGGAACAAGAACAGCTTTCCTTTACTAGCCTGATTGTTCCCCTGAATGGGTTTGTGCTGGAGCAGATTGCCGAGCCGGGTAATTTACTACGGGCAGGGGATGAGGTAATTAGAATTGGTGATTTTAGCGAGGTTAAGGTGGTGGTGCTGGTGTCGGAACTGGAGCTAAGCCAGATTCAAGTCAATCAAACCGTGATGGTACGGCTGGATGCCTATGACGATCGCCAGATTGAAGGCAGGGTAAATCGGATCTCGTTGGCGGCTGATCCCACTTCGCGGCTGTTGCCAGTGGAAATTACGATCGCCAATAACCCCGACCAACCGATCGGTAGTGGGTTGCTGGCCAGGGTTAGTTTTACTGATCCTGGTGATCAAAGGGTGGTGTTGCCGCTCTCGGCGCTGGCGATAGGTGATGATGTTGCTGGTAGTCCTAATAATTCTAATAAACCTACTAATTCTAATAAACCTACTAATCCTGGCGATCGCGCTGCCAATAACAATATCAATCAAGATCCCAGCATGGCGCAGGTGTTTGTGCTGAATGAAACGGGTGATGGGGCAACGGTGGTGGCCAAGCAAGTCCAGGTGGGCGATCGCGGTGATGGTCGGGTGGAGATTATTTCTGGCCTGGATCGGGATGAAAGGTATGTGGTGCGGAGTGCAAAACCGCTGAAGGATGGCGATCGGGTGGTTTTAAGCGCCTTGTCACAGAATAGTTAA
- a CDS encoding protein tyrosine phosphatase family protein yields the protein MPTNSELNQITNFVPISDHLSTAGQPTIEQFKAIAAAGYDTIINLALKTSTNAIENEAEIIADLEMEYVHIPVEWENPAMADLEYFFEVMAAHQDEKVLVHCALNMRVSAFTYLYRTLKQGVEPQVAQQDLNKVWEPIPTWQSFIDRAIAHYS from the coding sequence ATGCCCACCAATTCAGAATTAAATCAAATCACCAACTTTGTGCCCATTTCCGACCACTTGAGCACCGCAGGACAGCCCACGATCGAGCAATTCAAGGCGATCGCGGCGGCTGGCTATGACACAATTATCAATTTGGCGCTGAAAACATCTACCAATGCGATCGAGAATGAGGCGGAGATTATCGCCGATCTGGAGATGGAATATGTGCATATTCCGGTGGAATGGGAAAATCCAGCAATGGCGGATTTGGAATATTTTTTTGAGGTGATGGCCGCCCACCAGGACGAGAAAGTATTGGTGCATTGCGCCTTGAATATGCGCGTTTCTGCGTTTACCTATCTCTATCGCACCCTCAAGCAAGGGGTTGAGCCCCAGGTTGCCCAACAGGATTTAAATAAAGTCTGGGAGCCGATCCCAACCTGGCAAAGTTTCATCGATCGGGCGATCGCCCACTACAGCTAA
- a CDS encoding efflux RND transporter permease subunit, with the protein MREPQLAQPTTKNSSSSRFSISTVAIRRHIGTLMLAIAVVVVGIFSLTQLQVDLLPSITYPRIGARLDAPGISPEVAVDEITRPLEQALAATEGVTQIFSSTREGRVRVDLFFEPGSNIDQALNDATAAFNRNRSRLPDTVENARLFKFDPSQLPVYEFALTSPKLSPVELRVFADEELGRELTIVKGVASVDVSGGVSEEVRVNLDMQRLQALGISLSDVLAALSDRNQDISGGRIEGTQNEPLTRTIGQFESATEIANLSFEVNSGNSSNSNPVTNQSRRVYLRDFAEVIDGTEKERITVKLNGENAVKVSIQKQPDANTIEVVDAVKRKIEELRQANVIPIDAVLTSTLDESEFIRASIGNVTNAGLLGTALAAIAVLLFLGSLRQTLIILIAIPMSVLTAMILMGAFGLSLNLFSLGGLALGVGIVVDNSIVMLENIVAGVSAQKSKLNGENGAEINIANGADDSNGNGHAQNNLHHHDRSAAVIAQAEQSSQEVESALVASTSTNLVVVLPFLLIGGFIALLFNELILTISFAVAASIVTAITIVPAFASRLLTLPFASNIDRFWLLQQFNQRFEAATAGYGRTLAKVLQHRLVVLAIAFIVLGGSSFFLAGQLSQEILPPVNTGQARAFIQFPPGTTLATNRQVTKLVDDVILQQPETEFAFTTSGGFLFGSSTSLNTLRSSSTITLTPNTNVAAYIEQVNRQIAKLNLVDIRVRLSPGRVRGLITSNSPTFGSDLDVTLQGSNEEALEQAGRQVMAALDEQVNAARFRPDSDPRQPEVQIKPDWERLEALGLTTEDVGRTIETAISGTVPTQLQRGDRLVDVRVQLDQSRITQNYQLEQIPLFTSNNQLVRVADVAKIDKGQAPGEIQRINQREVFIIIGNLNEGASLSEAIAQTNAAITPLDLPAGVNILPSSVGETNQQLQNSLIILGALAAFLVFVVMAVQYNSLIDPLVIILTIPLALAGGILGLYLTETAIGATVVVGAVLLVGIVVNNAIVLVELANQIRDQQKCDRQTAILIAAPRRLRPILMTTITTVLGLFPLALGIGEGAEFIQPLGVVVFSGLSLATLLTLFIIPCFYTLLHDLLSGSGNQHDHHKQKLARQRSLTKVGK; encoded by the coding sequence ATGAGAGAGCCGCAATTAGCTCAACCAACCACGAAGAATAGTTCAAGTAGCCGATTCAGCATCAGCACAGTGGCGATCCGTCGTCACATTGGTACTTTAATGCTAGCGATCGCCGTGGTGGTGGTGGGCATCTTCTCGCTCACCCAACTGCAAGTAGACCTGCTGCCATCGATCACCTATCCGAGGATTGGCGCAAGGCTAGATGCACCAGGGATCTCACCCGAAGTTGCCGTTGATGAAATCACCCGACCCCTAGAGCAAGCCCTCGCCGCCACCGAAGGCGTGACCCAAATATTTTCTAGCACCCGCGAAGGCAGAGTCCGGGTCGATCTGTTCTTTGAACCAGGTAGCAACATCGATCAGGCGCTTAATGATGCCACCGCAGCCTTCAATCGCAATCGCTCCCGCCTCCCCGACACGGTGGAAAACGCCCGATTATTTAAATTTGACCCCTCCCAACTGCCGGTCTATGAATTTGCCTTGACCTCGCCAAAGCTCTCACCAGTGGAATTGCGGGTGTTTGCAGACGAAGAACTGGGGCGAGAACTTACGATCGTCAAGGGGGTAGCTTCGGTCGATGTGTCCGGTGGCGTAAGCGAAGAGGTGCGGGTTAATCTGGATATGCAGCGATTGCAAGCTCTGGGGATTAGTTTGTCCGATGTGTTAGCTGCCCTCAGCGATCGCAATCAGGACATTTCTGGCGGTCGGATCGAAGGCACTCAAAATGAACCACTTACCCGCACGATCGGTCAGTTTGAATCAGCCACAGAGATCGCTAATCTCTCCTTTGAGGTTAATTCTGGTAATTCCAGCAATTCTAATCCAGTTACAAACCAGAGTCGGCGGGTCTATCTGCGTGACTTTGCCGAAGTGATTGATGGCACTGAAAAGGAGCGCATCACCGTAAAACTAAATGGTGAAAATGCAGTCAAAGTAAGCATCCAGAAACAACCCGATGCCAACACGATCGAGGTGGTGGATGCAGTTAAACGTAAAATCGAAGAACTAAGACAGGCGAATGTAATCCCCATTGATGCGGTACTTACGTCCACCCTGGATGAGTCCGAGTTTATTCGCGCCTCGATCGGCAATGTCACTAATGCGGGCTTGTTGGGCACAGCCTTGGCAGCGATCGCCGTGTTGCTGTTTCTGGGCTCATTACGACAGACGTTAATTATTTTAATTGCGATTCCCATGTCGGTGTTAACAGCAATGATTTTGATGGGGGCATTTGGCCTCTCATTAAATCTATTTAGTCTGGGTGGTTTGGCCTTGGGCGTGGGGATCGTGGTCGATAACTCGATCGTGATGCTGGAAAATATTGTCGCTGGAGTCAGCGCCCAAAAGTCTAAATTGAATGGCGAAAATGGCGCTGAAATAAATATTGCTAATGGTGCTGATGATTCTAATGGCAATGGCCATGCCCAAAATAACCTCCATCATCACGATCGCAGCGCCGCAGTGATCGCCCAGGCCGAGCAGAGCAGCCAGGAAGTAGAATCTGCGCTGGTGGCCTCAACCAGTACCAACCTGGTGGTGGTGTTGCCGTTTTTGCTAATTGGTGGATTTATTGCGTTGCTGTTCAATGAGTTGATCCTGACGATCAGCTTTGCGGTGGCAGCTTCGATCGTAACCGCGATTACGATTGTGCCTGCGTTTGCTTCCCGATTGCTCACGCTGCCTTTTGCCAGCAACATCGATCGCTTCTGGCTATTGCAGCAGTTCAATCAACGCTTCGAGGCGGCCACGGCAGGTTATGGCAGAACCTTGGCAAAAGTATTACAGCATCGGCTAGTGGTGTTGGCGATCGCCTTTATTGTCCTGGGTGGTAGTAGCTTCTTCCTGGCTGGGCAACTGTCCCAGGAAATTTTGCCACCAGTGAACACTGGCCAAGCAAGAGCATTTATCCAGTTTCCACCGGGTACAACCCTGGCCACCAATCGCCAGGTGACTAAATTAGTAGACGATGTAATTTTGCAGCAGCCCGAAACCGAATTTGCATTTACTACATCGGGCGGTTTTCTGTTTGGTAGTTCTACCTCATTGAATACCCTGCGTAGTTCCAGCACAATTACGCTTACACCGAATACCAATGTGGCTGCTTATATTGAGCAGGTCAATCGCCAGATCGCTAAGCTCAATCTGGTTGATATTCGGGTGCGGCTGAGTCCAGGCCGGGTGCGTGGTTTGATTACATCCAATTCACCCACCTTTGGTTCTGATTTGGATGTAACTTTGCAAGGCAGCAATGAGGAGGCTTTGGAACAGGCAGGTCGTCAGGTTATGGCGGCTTTAGATGAGCAGGTGAATGCTGCTAGATTTCGACCCGACTCCGATCCGCGCCAGCCAGAGGTGCAAATCAAGCCAGATTGGGAGCGCCTAGAGGCTTTGGGGCTAACCACTGAGGACGTGGGTAGAACGATCGAAACGGCGATCTCTGGCACTGTGCCAACCCAACTACAACGGGGCGATCGCCTGGTGGATGTGAGGGTGCAACTGGATCAAAGCCGAATTACTCAGAATTATCAGCTTGAGCAAATCCCCCTTTTTACCAGCAATAATCAACTGGTGCGGGTGGCGGATGTGGCCAAAATTGATAAAGGACAAGCACCGGGTGAAATCCAGCGCATCAATCAGCGTGAGGTGTTTATCATCATTGGCAATCTGAATGAGGGAGCTAGTTTGAGTGAGGCGATCGCCCAAACCAATGCTGCGATTACGCCATTAGACCTGCCCGCTGGCGTAAACATTCTGCCCAGTAGTGTGGGGGAAACAAATCAGCAATTGCAGAATTCGTTGATTATCCTGGGAGCGTTAGCAGCTTTCCTGGTGTTTGTAGTGATGGCGGTGCAATACAATTCCCTGATTGATCCGTTGGTAATCATTCTGACGATCCCACTGGCACTGGCAGGGGGCATCTTGGGTTTGTATCTCACTGAAACTGCGATCGGTGCGACGGTGGTAGTAGGGGCAGTGTTACTAGTAGGGATTGTAGTGAATAATGCGATCGTGCTGGTGGAGTTGGCCAATCAAATTAGAGATCAGCAAAAATGCGATCGGCAAACGGCAATTTTGATCGCTGCACCCAGGCGATTGCGACCGATTTTGATGACTACAATTACTACTGTGTTGGGGTTATTTCCACTGGCGTTGGGGATTGGTGAGGGTGCAGAATTTATTCAACCGCTTGGCGTAGTAGTGTTTTCAGGATTATCGTTGGCAACATTGCTAACCCTGTTTATCATTCCCTGTTTTTATACGTTGCTGCATGATTTGCTGTCTGGCTCTGGCAATCAGCACGATCACCACAAGCAAAAACTAGCCAGGCAACGATCGCTTACCAAAGTAGGAAAGTAG
- the moaA gene encoding GTP 3',8-cyclase MoaA gives MNPVDYLRISLIDRCNFRCTYCMPEEAEFDYIQSQQLLSNDELVALLGEVFMPLGFSKFRLTGGEPLLRKNLTELVESIANLPGLQDLSMTTNGYLLPTMAQPLYDAGLRRINISLDSLDAGIFKQITGRDRWQQVWQGILAAYAVGFDPLKLNVVVIPGVNDREVLDLAALSIDRAWHIRFIEFMPIGNSPLFDSVGWIDSATLREQISDRYGLFESNCKGNGPADVFQIPNAKGTLGFISQMSECFCDRCNRIRLSADGWLRPCLLNESGQIDLKSLLRESEPDFTQIRAQVRQLLIDKEAINFKERDRGVGDQSTYRRTMSQIGG, from the coding sequence GTGAATCCAGTTGACTACCTGCGCATTAGCCTGATCGATCGCTGCAACTTCCGCTGTACCTACTGTATGCCCGAAGAGGCAGAATTTGACTATATTCAATCCCAACAACTGCTCAGCAATGACGAGCTAGTTGCACTCTTGGGTGAGGTATTTATGCCACTGGGCTTTTCTAAATTTCGGCTCACGGGTGGTGAACCATTGCTGCGCAAGAACCTGACCGAGTTAGTAGAATCGATCGCCAATTTGCCGGGGCTCCAGGATCTCTCCATGACCACCAATGGTTATTTGCTGCCCACAATGGCACAACCGCTCTATGATGCGGGTCTACGCCGGATTAATATTAGTCTTGATTCCCTGGATGCAGGCATATTTAAGCAAATTACCGGGCGCGATCGCTGGCAACAGGTATGGCAAGGTATTTTAGCTGCCTATGCAGTGGGTTTTGATCCGCTTAAACTAAATGTGGTGGTGATTCCCGGCGTAAACGATCGTGAGGTGCTGGATTTGGCGGCATTGAGTATCGATCGTGCCTGGCATATTCGCTTCATTGAATTCATGCCGATCGGTAATTCCCCTTTGTTTGACAGCGTTGGTTGGATTGATTCCGCTACTTTACGCGAGCAAATTAGCGATCGCTATGGCCTATTCGAAAGTAACTGCAAAGGCAACGGCCCAGCGGATGTGTTTCAAATTCCCAATGCCAAAGGGACGCTAGGGTTTATTAGTCAAATGTCGGAATGTTTTTGCGATCGCTGTAATCGAATTCGCCTCTCGGCCGATGGCTGGCTGCGACCTTGTTTGCTGAATGAATCGGGGCAGATCGATCTTAAATCTTTACTACGAGAATCGGAGCCAGATTTCACCCAGATTAGAGCCCAGGTGAGGCAGTTATTAATCGACAAAGAAGCAATTAATTTCAAAGAGCGCGATCGCGGTGTAGGCGATCAATCTACCTATCGTCGTACCATGTCACAAATTGGGGGTTAG